Sequence from the Pirellulales bacterium genome:
GCTGGTGCGCGAAGGCGACTCGCTGGTGGTCGAGAAGGATGCCGAGGGGAAGCCGCGCCATCGCGGCAGCGGCAAGGACTTGTCTTACTACGACGACATTACCCGCGAGCGTTTCATCCCGCACGTGATCGAGCCCTCGGCAGGCGCCGATCGCGCCACGCTGGCCTTCCTGTGCGAGGCATATCAAGAGGACAAGGTGCCGGACGAGCATGGCAACCCGCGCGAGCGCGTGTTCCTGCGGTTGCACCCGCGGCTGGCTCCGATCAAAGCGGCGGTGTTCCCGCTGGTGAAGAAAGATGGCATGCCCGAGGCCGCCCAAAAGATTTACCGCGAGCTAAAAGGGCGCTTCAACGTTTATTACGACGAAAAGGGAGCGGTCGGTCGGCGTTATGCGCGTCAGGACGAGGTCGGCACGCCTGTTTGCATCACCGTCGACGGACAGACGCTAACCGACGGTACAGTAACGTTCCGCGATCGCGATAGTTTGAAGCAGTGGCGCGTCAAGGCCGACGGCTGCGGGGATGAACTGGCGAAGGCGCTACAGGGATGAAGCCCAGCCTTAGCCAGGTAACAACGCTCAACGCGGCGTTTGAACTCGATATTGAGGATTACGCCGCCGCGGCCTGCGATACGGTCGAGCTGTGGCTCGGCAAGCTCGAAACATATCTGGCGTCGCATACGGTCGAAGATGTCCAGCGATTGTTGCAAGAAAACGAGGTCACCGCACCGGTGGCCAGCTTCCAGGGTGGATTGTTGACAAGCCAGGGCGAGGCCCGCCGCCTGCACTGGGAACACTTCGGTCGGCGGCTCACTTTGTGTCGACAATTGGGCATCGGCACGTTGGTCGTGGCTGGCGACATCCTGGGACCGCTTGCTCAGCAGGACCTGGACCGGGCCCAGCTTTCGCTACGGCAAGCCGGCGAGCAGGCCGGACGCGAGGGGGTCCGCCTGGCCGTCGAGTTCCAGTCGCACGCGACTTTTGCCAATAACTTGCAAACGGCTGCGGCTCTGGTGGCCGAGGTAGCGTCGCCGCACGTGGGGCTGTGCTTCGACGTGTTTCACTATTACATGGGACCGAGCAAAGAAGAGGATCTCGGCTACCTCTCGCGCGAGAACTTGTTCCACGTGCAGTTGAGCGATACCGCGGGCGTGGCCCGCGAGTTCGCCGCGGATGCAGACCGGATTCTGCCCGGCGACGGCGACCTGAACCTGCAGCCGGTTATCCAGCGGTTGCGACAGATCGGCTACACGGGATGCGTGTCGGTCGAATTGATGAATCCGCAGATCTGGCAAATCCCACCGCGGCAGGTTGCGGAAGTCGCCATGACCGCGCTGCGGAAACTGCTCGGCCAGGCAAGCATGGGCTAACGGGCACTATGCCGCCCGGCTATTTGCCTGGGAACAACAGTCGGCGGCGCGTTTGCGTTCGCTAAGAAATCGGCGCTACGCGCCAAGATAACAGCACTGCAAGCCTGCCGAGTGATTACGTCAATCTCGTCAAGAAACGCTTGTCCAAATTCACAATGGGCGAGATAATTCAAGAGCGCAAAAGGAGCGGCTCAGGTTATTGCGAGCTAACGGATGAAGTAGTTGCCGCGCACGCAGCGCTGACGGAGTGGGCTTTCCATTCGCCAGCGCGGGGCAGGATCGTTTCGTCCGCACGCGCTCGACGAAGGGGGACAGTATGTCACGCCGATGCTGGGGACGGTTCTGCGCCGTCCTGGCGGCCGCTCTCTCTGCCATTCCCGCCGCAGCGCAGCAGCCGGGCTTCCGTCAAATAGAAGTTCACAATCCGAGTTCGTCGCACTACACGTCGATGATGCCCGGGATTGGTCGCAGTCATTACTACGGTGCATCCTACGGAAATTTCTCACCGGGTTACTTTGCCCAGGGCACATTCCCTTATTCCCCTTACGTCCCCGCGTACGGCGTCTTGCCACCTCCTTGGGTTCCGTACTATCGCCCAATGCTGTACGGCGGAATCTATGCTCCACTTTGGGTGCTGCCCGGGAATATGTTCGGCCCACAAGCCGTGCAGCGTTTCATCGGCGCGGATAGCCTGCCGCCCCCCGCGGCGCCGGCTGCCCCGGCGCCGGTGCCCAAAGCAGCTGCCGGCTTCGGCATGTTGGCACCGAATGCGGCAGTACCAAAGGGGGACAAAAAGCCGCGCGCTACCAATGCCGACGCGCGTGCGCGCTCACAACGATTCATCGTGCTGGGGGACGGGTATTTCGCCAAGCAGGCATACTCGGAAGCATATCAGCGCTACAAGCTGGCCGTGCAGGCGGCGCCCGACATGGGGGATGGCATCCTGCGGCAGGGATTCGCCCAGGTGGCGTTGGGGCGCTATGATGCCGCGGCGCGAAGTTTCAAACGCGGGCTGGTGCTCGACCCGAACTGGGTCGGTTCCGGCTTTCGCCTCGATACTTTGTACGCCGATAACGGCTTGGCGAAGGCTGCGCATATCGAAGCGCTGGCGCAAGAGGCCGCCCGCGCGCCGAGTTCCGACGTGATGTTCCTGCTGGGGCTGATGCTCTACTTCGACGGGCAGCCAGAGCAGGCCCGACCGTTGTTTGTGCGCTCGCGCGAGTTGGCCGGCGGCAACGATGCGCACCTGGGCGGCTTCTTGCAAAGACTGGCGCCTGAAAATGCCGCACCCGCGCCGGCCGATGCCGTACGACGTGCCAACGACGACCCGCGCAACGCCGTTCCCGTCGCGCAGCGCGTCGCAGCAGGGCCGGCATCAGGGGCGCCCGTTGCCCCCTTTAGCAAGCTGCCAGCCGTACCGGCAACAGTTGCGCCAAAATCCTGGGTGCCCGAGGGAACTGCATTGCCACGCCGCTTTACGCCTGCCGAAGGGGCCGCGAAGGACGCGCGCGATCTCTAATCGCGGCGCCGCCGGCGGTTACTCAGCGACGGCAGCAGCAGCGTCCCCAATAGGATGAGGACCAGTGCCGTGGGTTCCGGCACAGCCACCGCGCTCCAGGCCAGGGAGTATGTCTCTCCAGAATCCACGTCCACCGGCTGCGCGATCCGCAATTGGTAATCCCCGGCCTGCGAAACGAAGAAGTGTATGTACTGTAACGTGTCGACCGAGCTGATGCTCGAGGCGACCTGCACGCCGTCGCGATAGAGATACAAATCCAGCTCGTCGTGGGGATTCGCCGTGAGGAAGGTTGACGGCGTAATGACCCCGGGCAGGCCAGGGTTGAATATTGTGACGTGCTGATTCCAAATCAATGTCGCATCGATATACGTCCCCACGGCTGGCGCCGAGGCGAAGGAAAACTGTTCGGTGGTTGTGGTGGCCGTGCTGGAACCGTGAATCGTGTGTAGCGACCAGCCCAGATCCGGGACAGTGCCGGGATTGAATTGTCCGGCCATGTACTGATGGGCCGCATTGACCGCGTCCAGCCGGCCGGTCCCCTGCTGCACGTCGAGGGGCATTTGTGGCGAATTCGACCAAGGGGTACCGTTGACGCCAAGCACTGTGTCGGAGGCGTTCATCATCACCGCCCGCAACACGCGTGTGTCGATGCTTAGCCCGTGATTCTGGCCATAGTCGATCATTTGCGCCGCGAGTCCGGCGGCCTGCGGCGCGGCGAAGCTAGTGCCCGACCAGGTCGACAAGAGCGAACCGGATTGATAGTTGACGTTGGCCGTGACGATCGAAGTGCCAGGTGCCACCATGTCGGGCTTCATGCGGCCGTCGGACGTGGGGCCGGTATCAGAAAATGGCGCCACGCTTGAGTAATCGCTAGTCAGTGCCCCCAGGGTCAGCGCGTTGGCTGCTGCGCCGGGGCTGTGCGCTGGCTGACCGGTGCCGTTGTTGCCGTCGGCAACCGTGACCAACACATTGCGGGTATCGGCGATATAGTCCACCAGCAGGTCGAGCTGCGAGAGGCCGTCCGACTCTGTCGAGAACGTAGCCAGCGATAAGTTGATGACATTCGAGCCGTTGGCCAGGGCGAATTGCAAACCATTCACGATCTGGTTCGTACTGTCGAAACCGTTGGTGCTGTCCAGGACGCGCGCATTGACATAACGCGCGTCCGGCGCCATGCCGTCGTAGTTTTGACCGTCGACATCACCATTGCCCAGGATCAGGCCTGCGACCGCGGTGCCGTGACCATAAACGTCGGCGCCCGTATTCGACGGCTCTGTGGGAACAAAATTGGCCTGGGCCACCAGGCGAGGACGTCCCAGCGAGTCGGTCCCTGCGAGCAAGGGGTGTGAGCTGTTGACTCCGCTATCCACGATCCCCACGATCACGCCCGTGCCAGGGCCCAACAGAGCCGCGCTGAGGTCGCCGCCATCGAAGGCCACGGCAGGCTCGGCGCTTTGCACAACGGTTGCCGCTGCGGCAACGATCGCTAGCGCGAATAAGTTACGCAATATCAGGCGCACGCTCGCGAGGGGTCGGGCAAGAGCGAGGCAGGGTGTGACAAGCATGCAGAGCGTTGCGCTGGGGAATACTGTCGAGAAAGAAGCGATTTGGCCCGGCCCCAGTCCTCGGCGATTCGCCGAGCCGCACGCATTCGCTGCCAAGGAAAAACCTGGCTTTTCCATGCGTATTCCCCATAGTAGTCAGACTCTCCGGCTGCTGCAACGAATCTGTGGGAATTGCCCTGGCCGACACGGTTTTGCCCCAGTACCTCGCATTTGGCGCGGTGCCGCGTTAGGAACGTCGTGGCCTGCTCGGCCGATCGATCGGTGCGGATCGCGCACGACAGAGCGGCGGTCTCGCAGCCGTGCCTAAAACACGTGCACACCGTAAAAAGCGGACTGTTCTGGGCGTTTTTCCCTGGCGCCTAAGCTAGCGCGCGTCAAACCCTGGCGCCATGCGGGGTATGACGCGATCGCGGACCGATTCGTGGTGTCGATATCTTGCGCGGCGCGCGATTTGCAATCAGTCGCAGCCGGTCCGATGGCATAAGAATCTGCGTTCGCGGTCACGGTGTGGAAATGGGCCCGTCGATGTACGCAGAATGCCTCTCGCAGTGCGTGAGGTAAATCTCACGCGTTGCTGATACGCATCACACATTCGTGTGGCATGCTGTTGGCTTTTGATGGATTTCACTAACGACCGCGGGCGCAAAGGCGCCCCGCGCGGATAACCAAATAGAGGAAGGAACAACGATGTCGCGTGGATTTCTGATCGATATGGATGGCGTGATTTATCGAGGACGCGAACTGGTGGCGGGAGCCGATCAGTTCGTGAACCAACTAATCGTCCAACAAATTCCTTTTTTCTTTCTGACAAATAACAGCCAGCGCACGCGGCGCGACGTAGCCACCAAGCTGCGGCGGATGGGCGTGGAGGCTGAAGAGAAGCACATCTTCACCTGCGCGATGGCGACGGCCCGCTTTCTCGCGCAGCAGAAGCCAGGTGGCACGGCCTACGTCATTGGCGAAGGGGGGCTGCTCAATGCTCTGCACGCCAACGGCTACTCGATCGTGGATCATGATCCTGATTACGTGGTGGTGGGCGAAGGTCGCACCATGACCATGGAAACCGTCGAGGCGGCCGTGCAAATGATCGTCGCCGGCGCCAAGCTGGTGGCCACGAATCTCGACCCCAATTGCCCCACGCAGCATGGATTGCGCCCCGGCTGCGGAGCAATCGTGGCCATGCTCGAAGCGGCCACAGGGGTCAAGGCATTCAGCGTCGGCAAACCCAGTCCGGTGATGATGCGGGCCGCGCGAAAGGAACTCGGCTTGCGTGCCGAAGAAATCACGATGATCGGCGACACCATGGAAACCGATATCCTGGGGGGCGTGCAACTTGGCTATCGCACGGTGCTGGTCCTGTCGGGCGGCACGCGGCGCGAAGACTTGCGGCATTACGCGTATCGGCCCGACATTATCCTCGAGTCGATTGCCGAGTTGTGCAACGCGGATTTTCCGTCGCCTGAGATGGCTGCATAGCCCACGATCGCGGGCAACTTGCGACAGGCTTTTGCCGTGCGCGAAAGCGACGGTCAACGGACGTTGCTCGCGCGGCTTAGTCTACAACGCTCTCGTCGTCGTCATGGGCCATACGGGCGTCTTCGACAACGTCGTGGGCTTTGTACAAAAATCGCCCCAGCAGCCGCGCATCGATCAGGATCACGGCCGCGAAGGCTGGTGCGCCGAGAATGACGGTCAACCAGGCCGACCACTCGTATCCTAATACTGACAGCCACCACCACGCGCCGGTGATCAGGCCGGCCTCGACATTCACTAAGAGCCAGCCCCACCAGAACCCCAAGATCAATCGCAATGCCATCCCGCTGACGACGATCCAAAACGCCTCCTGCTCCAAAGCCGAGACGAGCATCATGGGGTACAGGATCGTGGTCGTGGCGATCGCGGCGACCGTGGCCCATGTTTGCGCCGTCGCCAGTTCAACAGGCAACGCAGCCTGCGCGCCCAAGTAGACGCCGTAACCCACGGCACCGGCGGCCACCAGCGGGAACACGACATACACGATCCGCCAGATTCCTTCGTAGATCTCGGCGTCGCTCCAATCGCCTACCTCGTCATTGCCAGCAGCCGTGTCGCGAATGACGGCCACCACGCAGCCCGACATATAGGCCATCATCACCAGCCAAATGATGGCGCCGAGTGCGATCGTGCTGGCCACTTTGATGCCGACTCCGTAGCCGGAAATGACCCCGCTGGATGAAGCCATCTCCGCCGCCAGGCTTAGCCCATAGGTCGTGATGCCATTGGAGAACAACGACATGATCGTCAGCATCATCCAACGGCTGATCGTGCCGGGATACCACGGGAAGGAAAAAATGCCCGACAAAAACCACCATCGCGGCGGAGGCGCGGGCGGCGGCTCTGGATCGTGCAGCGGCGGCTTTTCGACCGGCGTGACAGGGAGTATGGCCGCCAGCGGATTCGGCGCCGGCTCGGCGTCCAAACGGTACTCGCCCACGGGACGCGCCACCTTCGCCGTGTGCTCCTTCGCTGGCTTGGGCACCAGCACAGGCTTAAAGCAATCGGGGCAGCGAACACGTTTGCCAACCAGTTCGACCTTGGGAAACAGCCGGGCCCCGCATACACCGCAAACAGCCAGTACGGTCTTTGGCTGCTCGCCGGGTTGATCCGTCCCGCTGAGTTGATACTCGCCGGCCGCGCCGCCGTCGCGCGCCACCGGAACGGCTTGCTGCGCTTGCTCGACAACACGCACCGCGACGCCGCAGTCAGGGCAGCGAACGCGCTTGCCGATCAGCTCGCGGCGTGGGTGCAAGCGAGCGTTGCAGGTCGGGCAGACGATCCGCACATACGGCTCGGGTTGATTGCCCTCTTGCATGACTTCACCGCAATCCAAAGCCTCTTAAGTCGGAACGACCACCGCCCGCCGACCAGCGTGTGGCGAGACCGGCCGGGTCTTTTTTTCCGTTCAGCGAGTGATGTAGCCCGTTTATCATCGTCGGCTGGGAGAGAAAACGCCAGCGATTGCCGCGTGCTCGTCAACCGGGTTAGTTTGTTGCCGCCAGCCTTGGGGGCGTGTTATTCTGACACGACAGCTTGGATCGCCGCTTTTGGCGCGCGAACGTGGCCTGACCTTTCCCTCCCTGGGGTGTTCCTAATGCGCTTTGGCAGCATTCTCGGCGGTCTGGCGCCACTGCTGCTGATGGCTTGCGCCACGGCCGATGACGGCGGCCGATCGTTTCGTGACACCGTGGCCACGATTTTCGAGCAGCGGTGCGTCTCTTGCCATGGCGCACACGAGCCCAAGGGAGGATTTTCGCTCACGTCGCGTCAGACGGCGCTAGCGGGCGGTGATAGTGGCCCGGCGATTGTGCCTGGCCAGCCCGACGAAGGGATGCTGCTGGGCTATATTTCGGGGGACAAGCCCGAGATGCCCAAGAGCGGTGCGCCGCTGCGAGCCGATGAAGTGGCAGCGATCCGCGCATGGATTAACGACGGCGCGCGCTGGCCTGCGGAGATGACGCTCGTCGACAAGTCCAAGTCTGGTCCTTGGTGGTCGCTGGGGCCTCTGGTTCGTCCCGCTGTGCCCAAAGTTGATACCGCGTGGGTTCGCACGCCAATCGACGCGTTCGTGCTCGCCAAGCACGACGAGCTCGGATTGCATCACGCGCCGGAAGCCGACCGGCGGACATTGATACGCCGCCTGACGTTCGATCTACATGGCCTGCCTCCGCTGCCAGACGACGTAGATGCCTTTGTCGCCGACGATGGCGTGGATGCCTACGAACAACTGGTTGATCGCTTGCTGGCGTCTGAGCGTTACGGCGAGCGGTGGGGTCGCTATTGGCTCGACATTGTTCATTATGGCGAATCGCACGGCTATGACAAAGACAAGCCGCGTCCCAACGCGTGGCCCTATCGCGACTACGTGATCCGCGCCCTGAACAGCGACAAGCCTTATTCGCGCTTCGTGCTGGAGCAATTGGCCGGAGATGTGCTGTACCCGGACGATCCGCAAGCAACGATTGCCACCGGCTTTGTGGCCGCCGGTCCGTGGGATTTTGTCGGACATATGGAGCTGCGCGAAGGGACGGTCGACAAGGCGATCGCCCGCTCGAACGATCGCGACGACATGTTGATGGCCACGATGTCGACTTTTGTGAGCCTGACGGTCCATTGCGCACGGTGCCACGATCACAAGTTCGATCCGATCCCCCAGGACGATTATTATCGATTGCAGGCAGTGTTTGCCGGGGTCGACCGAGGCGATCGTCCGTATCGAGACGCCGAATCATCGCGCGAGCGCGAGCTGACGCTTCGGGCAAGAGACGAAGCCGCGCACGATCAGACCAAGTTGGAAGAGCGGATCGCGGCGCTGACCGGCCCCGAAGTTGCCCGACTCGACCAGCGGATCACAACAGTCCTCAGCGAGTTGGCCGCCACGGCCGACCCACTGGGCCGCACTGACGATTCGCCAGCCAGCCCCACGAACGGCTATCACAGCGAGATCTCGGCGACTGCCGCAGTGGCGAAATGGGTGCAGGTCGATTTGGGTGCTTCGCTGCCGATCGAGGTAATCCGTCTGCTGCCGGCGCGTCCGACCGATTTTGCTGATACGCCCGGCTTTGGCTTTCCGCTGCGATTTCGCATCGCCATTTCGGACGACCCGACGTTTGTTCAGCAGAACGTGGTCGTCCACGAGTCGCAGCAAGATTTCGCGAACCCGGGCGATCAATCCTACTCGGTCAATCTGCCGCGGCTTTCGGCCCGCTACGTGCGCGTGACGGCCGACAAGCTGTGGCCGCGCTCGGGGGATTTCGTCTTCGCGCTGGCCGAGATGCAGATCGAATCGGGCGCGCGCAACGTAGCGGCCGGTGCGGCGGTCGCGGCGCTCGATTCAATCGAAGGGGGACGCTGGGGTAAACAGAATCTGGTCGACGGTTTCAGCAGCCGGCATGGGCTGCCCGATCTGGCGTTGCCTGCCGTGGCGCAAGTGTTGCGGCAGCGAGAGGCCAGGCAACATGAGCTCGCCAATTTGCGCACCGAACGGGCGCAGCGGGCCGACGAGTTGATACCGGCCAGCGTCCGAGAGGAACTTGCCGCGGTCCGTGCTCGGCTCGCGGAGCTCGACGAGCAATTGGCGGCGCTCGAGAAAGACCCGCTCGTCTACGCGCTGAAATCGATCGAGCCGCGGCCGATCCACCTGTTGCGGCGCGGAGACGTCAAAAGCCCTGCCGAGCTTATAGAGCCTGGCGCGCTCGGTTGCGTGCATGGCCTGGCTCGTGATTTCGTGCTACCCAACGTGCAGGACGAAGGGAGCCGCCGCGCAGCGCTGGCACACTGGATTGTCGATCCGGCGAACGTGCTGGCCCGGCGCTCGATCGTGAACCGCGTCTGGCAGTATCACTTTGGCGCTGGCCTGGTCGACACGCCCAACGACTTCGGACGCATGGGTTCGCAGCCGTCACATCCGCAACTTTTAGATTGGTTGACGGTCGAATTCCTCGAACAAGGGGAATCGCTAAAGAAGCTGCACAAGCTAGTCGTCACCAGCAGCGTCTACCGACAGGCGTCGGCGGAAGATGCGGATAATGCCCGGCTTGACGGAGCAAATCGCTTTCTCTGGCGGCAAAATCGGCGCCGGCTCGATGCCGAGGCTGTTCGCGATGCGGCGCTGTCCGTGAGCGGCAAGCTCGACCTGACCGTGGGTGGACCCGCGGTGCGGCAATTTGCCTTCAAAGACGATCATTCGCCGACCTACGATTACGCGGGTTTCGACGTCGACGATCCCGCCGCATGTCGCCGCAGCGTCTATCGGTTCATCGTCCGCAGTGTGCCGGATCCGTTGATGGACTGCCTAGATTGCGCCGATCCGTCGCTACTAACTCCACGGCGGAACACAACGCTGACCTCGCTGCAGGCGCTAGCCATGCTCAACAACGCGCTGTTCGT
This genomic interval carries:
- a CDS encoding S8 family serine peptidase, giving the protein MRNLFALAIVAAAATVVQSAEPAVAFDGGDLSAALLGPGTGVIVGIVDSGVNSSHPLLAGTDSLGRPRLVAQANFVPTEPSNTGADVYGHGTAVAGLILGNGDVDGQNYDGMAPDARYVNARVLDSTNGFDSTNQIVNGLQFALANGSNVINLSLATFSTESDGLSQLDLLVDYIADTRNVLVTVADGNNGTGQPAHSPGAAANALTLGALTSDYSSVAPFSDTGPTSDGRMKPDMVAPGTSIVTANVNYQSGSLLSTWSGTSFAAPQAAGLAAQMIDYGQNHGLSIDTRVLRAVMMNASDTVLGVNGTPWSNSPQMPLDVQQGTGRLDAVNAAHQYMAGQFNPGTVPDLGWSLHTIHGSSTATTTTEQFSFASAPAVGTYIDATLIWNQHVTIFNPGLPGVITPSTFLTANPHDELDLYLYRDGVQVASSISSVDTLQYIHFFVSQAGDYQLRIAQPVDVDSGETYSLAWSAVAVPEPTALVLILLGTLLLPSLSNRRRRRD
- a CDS encoding TIGR01457 family HAD-type hydrolase, whose translation is MSRGFLIDMDGVIYRGRELVAGADQFVNQLIVQQIPFFFLTNNSQRTRRDVATKLRRMGVEAEEKHIFTCAMATARFLAQQKPGGTAYVIGEGGLLNALHANGYSIVDHDPDYVVVGEGRTMTMETVEAAVQMIVAGAKLVATNLDPNCPTQHGLRPGCGAIVAMLEAATGVKAFSVGKPSPVMMRAARKELGLRAEEITMIGDTMETDILGGVQLGYRTVLVLSGGTRREDLRHYAYRPDIILESIAELCNADFPSPEMAA
- a CDS encoding tetratricopeptide repeat protein → MSRRCWGRFCAVLAAALSAIPAAAQQPGFRQIEVHNPSSSHYTSMMPGIGRSHYYGASYGNFSPGYFAQGTFPYSPYVPAYGVLPPPWVPYYRPMLYGGIYAPLWVLPGNMFGPQAVQRFIGADSLPPPAAPAAPAPVPKAAAGFGMLAPNAAVPKGDKKPRATNADARARSQRFIVLGDGYFAKQAYSEAYQRYKLAVQAAPDMGDGILRQGFAQVALGRYDAAARSFKRGLVLDPNWVGSGFRLDTLYADNGLAKAAHIEALAQEAARAPSSDVMFLLGLMLYFDGQPEQARPLFVRSRELAGGNDAHLGGFLQRLAPENAAPAPADAVRRANDDPRNAVPVAQRVAAGPASGAPVAPFSKLPAVPATVAPKSWVPEGTALPRRFTPAEGAAKDARDL
- a CDS encoding DUF1553 domain-containing protein; this encodes MRFGSILGGLAPLLLMACATADDGGRSFRDTVATIFEQRCVSCHGAHEPKGGFSLTSRQTALAGGDSGPAIVPGQPDEGMLLGYISGDKPEMPKSGAPLRADEVAAIRAWINDGARWPAEMTLVDKSKSGPWWSLGPLVRPAVPKVDTAWVRTPIDAFVLAKHDELGLHHAPEADRRTLIRRLTFDLHGLPPLPDDVDAFVADDGVDAYEQLVDRLLASERYGERWGRYWLDIVHYGESHGYDKDKPRPNAWPYRDYVIRALNSDKPYSRFVLEQLAGDVLYPDDPQATIATGFVAAGPWDFVGHMELREGTVDKAIARSNDRDDMLMATMSTFVSLTVHCARCHDHKFDPIPQDDYYRLQAVFAGVDRGDRPYRDAESSRERELTLRARDEAAHDQTKLEERIAALTGPEVARLDQRITTVLSELAATADPLGRTDDSPASPTNGYHSEISATAAVAKWVQVDLGASLPIEVIRLLPARPTDFADTPGFGFPLRFRIAISDDPTFVQQNVVVHESQQDFANPGDQSYSVNLPRLSARYVRVTADKLWPRSGDFVFALAEMQIESGARNVAAGAAVAALDSIEGGRWGKQNLVDGFSSRHGLPDLALPAVAQVLRQREARQHELANLRTERAQRADELIPASVREELAAVRARLAELDEQLAALEKDPLVYALKSIEPRPIHLLRRGDVKSPAELIEPGALGCVHGLARDFVLPNVQDEGSRRAALAHWIVDPANVLARRSIVNRVWQYHFGAGLVDTPNDFGRMGSQPSHPQLLDWLTVEFLEQGESLKKLHKLVVTSSVYRQASAEDADNARLDGANRFLWRQNRRRLDAEAVRDAALSVSGKLDLTVGGPAVRQFAFKDDHSPTYDYAGFDVDDPAACRRSVYRFIVRSVPDPLMDCLDCADPSLLTPRRNTTLTSLQALAMLNNALFVRQAEHFAARVQEAAHTPTGQIRAAYRLALARAPRADEMQLLLAYTAEHGLANTCRLIFNANEFVFVD
- a CDS encoding sugar phosphate isomerase/epimerase family protein — protein: MKPSLSQVTTLNAAFELDIEDYAAAACDTVELWLGKLETYLASHTVEDVQRLLQENEVTAPVASFQGGLLTSQGEARRLHWEHFGRRLTLCRQLGIGTLVVAGDILGPLAQQDLDRAQLSLRQAGEQAGREGVRLAVEFQSHATFANNLQTAAALVAEVASPHVGLCFDVFHYYMGPSKEEDLGYLSRENLFHVQLSDTAGVAREFAADADRILPGDGDLNLQPVIQRLRQIGYTGCVSVELMNPQIWQIPPRQVAEVAMTALRKLLGQASMG